The Caulobacter sp. FWC26 genome contains a region encoding:
- a CDS encoding TetR/AcrR family transcriptional regulator has translation MTRTRLKGAERRERFLDAAAQIVIEQGVAAVTMDGVASLTGVTKALGYRYFSDRDDLLTALFDRETQIYVERLATEVGPTSTFEEWVRGALKYWCRRADERGELFMRLVRDCGPLAERARANRKADADAWALGLQKAFGLPARQARQYAWFMVAGTAGALDARDGDDEAMIDAITVAVVAGAKALAKKYGEPRPAKTA, from the coding sequence ATGACCCGGACACGGTTGAAGGGCGCGGAACGACGCGAACGCTTCTTGGATGCGGCGGCGCAGATCGTCATTGAGCAAGGCGTCGCCGCCGTCACCATGGATGGCGTGGCCAGCCTGACCGGCGTCACAAAGGCGCTGGGCTACCGCTACTTCAGTGATCGCGACGACCTGCTGACCGCCTTGTTTGACCGCGAGACACAAATCTATGTCGAGCGCCTTGCGACCGAGGTCGGGCCGACCTCCACCTTTGAGGAATGGGTTCGGGGCGCCTTGAAATATTGGTGCCGGCGCGCAGATGAACGTGGCGAACTGTTCATGCGGCTGGTCAGGGATTGTGGTCCTTTGGCCGAGCGGGCGCGCGCCAACCGCAAGGCCGACGCGGACGCTTGGGCGTTAGGCCTGCAGAAAGCGTTCGGCCTGCCAGCCCGTCAGGCCAGGCAATATGCCTGGTTCATGGTCGCCGGGACGGCCGGCGCCCTGGACGCCCGGGATGGCGATGACGAGGCCATGATCGACGCGATCACCGTGGCGGTGGTCGCCGGCGCCAAGGCGTTAGCGAAGAAATATGGCGAACCTCGCCCTGCCAAGACCGCCTGA
- a CDS encoding PRC-barrel domain-containing protein gives MKLAAIGLSIVALGAATTTLAQTSIAHTEGQLAKGAFTVGQIEDADVIDSANRKAGEVEHVLLDAGGKPTAIVIEIDRMGPDKKVVVALADVTVAPEPGDSDDHLVRTKLTKAQLSALPDWKG, from the coding sequence ATGAAACTTGCTGCTATCGGCCTGTCCATCGTCGCCCTTGGCGCGGCGACGACCACCTTGGCCCAAACGTCGATCGCCCATACGGAAGGCCAGCTCGCCAAGGGCGCCTTCACGGTGGGGCAGATCGAGGATGCGGACGTTATCGACTCCGCCAACCGCAAGGCCGGTGAAGTCGAACACGTCCTGCTGGACGCCGGCGGCAAGCCGACCGCCATCGTCATTGAGATCGACCGAATGGGCCCGGACAAGAAGGTCGTGGTGGCGCTCGCCGACGTTACGGTCGCACCCGAGCCGGGAGATTCGGACGATCACCTGGTCCGCACCAAGTTGACGAAGGCTCAGCTTTCCGCGCTGCCGGATTGGAAAGGCTGA